A genomic segment from Nitrospirota bacterium encodes:
- a CDS encoding malic enzyme-like NAD(P)-binding protein gives MRTTPSPSYSITIRLEIISQVGMFGRIATAIGDAGGDVGSVDIVRTGKGTIVRDFTVNARDDEHEKAIVAAVREIEGVRVIHVVDRTFHQHHGGKIEIHNKVPVKNRADLSRVYTPGVARICSAIHADRDKTYRYTIKRNSVAIITDGSAVLGLGDIGPEAALPVMEGKAMLFKEFANIDAFPICLATKDPDEIVLTVKNIAPAFGGINLEDISAPRCFEIEDRLRQHLDIPVFHDDQHGTSVVVLAALLNAVKATGKTFSKLRIVIAGAGAAGTACCKILREVGIRDIITCDRNGTLYRGRRKNMNPAKRWIADHSNPRLIKGCLSDAMDGADVFIGVSAPNLISVDDILRMKRDPILFALANPEPEIAPEDAAPYVRILATGRSDYPNQINNMLCFPGLFRGLLDARARTVNEEIKLAAAGAIASVIDRKELSEDYIVPSIFDRRVVTAVASAVADAAYRSGVAGKER, from the coding sequence ATGAGGACAACACCCAGCCCGAGCTACAGCATCACGATACGGCTTGAGATCATCAGCCAGGTCGGCATGTTCGGAAGGATTGCCACCGCCATAGGGGATGCCGGCGGGGATGTCGGCTCTGTCGATATCGTGAGAACCGGCAAGGGGACAATCGTACGCGATTTCACAGTGAATGCGCGGGATGATGAACACGAAAAAGCGATCGTTGCTGCGGTCAGAGAGATTGAAGGTGTCAGGGTCATTCATGTCGTAGACAGGACTTTCCACCAGCACCACGGGGGCAAGATCGAGATTCATAATAAGGTGCCCGTGAAAAACCGCGCTGACCTCTCACGGGTGTACACCCCCGGAGTCGCCCGTATCTGCTCAGCAATTCATGCTGACAGGGACAAAACCTACCGCTACACCATAAAACGGAATTCTGTAGCCATCATTACTGACGGAAGCGCCGTTCTCGGTCTCGGGGACATCGGACCCGAGGCTGCGCTGCCGGTCATGGAGGGGAAGGCAATGCTTTTTAAGGAGTTCGCCAACATCGATGCCTTCCCGATTTGTCTCGCGACAAAAGACCCGGATGAAATAGTCTTGACAGTGAAAAACATCGCTCCGGCGTTCGGCGGAATAAATCTTGAGGATATATCGGCTCCGAGATGTTTTGAGATCGAAGACAGGCTGCGGCAGCATCTTGACATCCCGGTATTTCACGATGACCAGCACGGCACGTCTGTCGTAGTGCTGGCTGCATTGCTGAACGCGGTAAAAGCAACGGGAAAAACATTCAGCAAACTCAGGATCGTGATTGCAGGGGCCGGAGCTGCGGGAACCGCCTGCTGCAAAATCCTCAGGGAGGTCGGGATACGTGACATTATCACCTGTGACAGAAACGGAACGCTTTACAGGGGCAGGAGGAAGAATATGAATCCTGCAAAACGATGGATAGCAGACCATTCAAATCCCCGCCTGATCAAAGGCTGCCTCTCTGATGCGATGGACGGCGCAGACGTGTTCATCGGCGTCTCTGCCCCAAACCTTATCAGCGTTGACGATATACTGCGCATGAAGCGCGATCCGATACTCTTTGCCCTTGCAAATCCTGAACCGGAGATCGCGCCCGAGGATGCAGCGCCTTATGTCCGCATTCTCGCAACAGGCAGGTCCGACTACCCGAACCAGATCAATAACATGCTGTGTTTTCCCGGCCTGTTCAGGGGCCTGCTGGACGCGAGGGCAAGGACTGTCAACGAGGAGATAAAGCTCGCTGCTGCCGGAGCTATTGCCTCAGTAATCGACCGGAAAGAACTGAGTGAAGACTATATTGTACCGAGCATCTTTGACCGGAGGGTTGTGACCGCGGTTGCCTCTGCTGTCGCGGATGCCGCATACAGGAGCGGAGTCGCAGGGAAAGAAAGATAA
- a CDS encoding thermonuclease family protein encodes MMHRKGTRQGKSGIIAVLFFFIAAGFYFVNEKYQIFGQQNSEALVPVLSVNDGDTVSVRINKKQEKVRLVGIDAPELAQAPWGEAAQKHLDALLHAAGRKVRLEYDVEKRDQYGRILAYLWTDDGRFVNLLMIQDGYAMLYTFPPNVKYENELRSAQTSAREGKRGIWSEEGLKEKPRDYRKAHPRE; translated from the coding sequence ATGATGCACAGGAAAGGTACGAGACAGGGAAAGTCAGGCATTATCGCTGTCCTGTTTTTTTTCATTGCTGCGGGGTTCTATTTTGTCAATGAGAAATATCAGATTTTCGGGCAGCAGAACAGCGAGGCACTGGTCCCTGTCCTCTCGGTTAACGACGGTGATACCGTCAGCGTGCGCATCAACAAAAAACAGGAAAAGGTCCGGCTTGTGGGCATAGACGCCCCTGAACTGGCACAGGCCCCGTGGGGTGAAGCTGCGCAGAAGCATCTGGATGCGCTTCTGCACGCCGCGGGCAGGAAGGTCAGGCTCGAATACGACGTGGAAAAAAGGGACCAGTACGGCCGCATCCTCGCGTATCTCTGGACGGATGACGGCAGGTTCGTGAATCTCCTGATGATACAGGACGGGTATGCGATGCTTTATACCTTCCCCCCGAATGTGAAATACGAAAATGAACTCAGGTCAGCCCAGACGTCGGCGAGGGAGGGAAAGCGCGGTATCTGGAGTGAGGAAGGGCTGAAAGAAAAGCCTCGCGATTACCGGAAAGCGCATCCGAGAGAGTAG
- a CDS encoding TIGR00730 family Rossman fold protein: MEDLKYSETWRVFRIQSELVDGFETLHTLGPSVAVFGSSRMQPGSYYYEKAAELGKRLSDIGFSVITGGGPGIMEGANKGAKQGKGKSVGLNIEIPLEQFPNQYQDISLSFRYFFIRKLMFVKYSTAFIIFPGGFGTMDELFEALTLSQTKKIGIFPIILFGREYWQGLLDWFQSNLIPHNAIAPVDMDLLSLADDIEEVCKILNRYKNDLEIEMPGCDEQ, encoded by the coding sequence ATGGAGGATTTGAAATACTCGGAGACATGGAGGGTATTCAGAATACAGTCAGAACTCGTAGATGGATTTGAGACGCTGCATACCCTTGGTCCGTCAGTCGCGGTCTTCGGCAGCTCACGGATGCAACCCGGCTCGTATTATTATGAAAAAGCTGCGGAACTGGGAAAAAGGCTTTCAGATATCGGGTTTTCTGTGATTACCGGAGGCGGACCCGGCATCATGGAAGGGGCGAATAAGGGAGCGAAACAGGGCAAAGGAAAATCAGTCGGACTGAACATCGAAATACCCCTTGAACAGTTCCCGAATCAATATCAGGACATCTCCCTTTCCTTCAGATATTTCTTTATCAGAAAACTCATGTTTGTGAAATACTCGACCGCATTCATCATTTTCCCGGGCGGCTTCGGCACGATGGACGAGCTTTTCGAAGCCCTGACTCTTTCGCAGACCAAAAAAATAGGCATTTTCCCGATAATCCTTTTCGGGAGAGAATACTGGCAGGGTCTGCTTGACTGGTTCCAGTCCAACCTTATTCCTCACAATGCCATTGCGCCCGTTGACATGGATTTGCTGTCACTCGCTGATGATATTGAAGAAGTCTGCAAGATACTGAACAGATACAAGAATGACCTTGAGATCGAAATGCCCGGATGCGATGAGCAGTGA
- a CDS encoding LemA family protein, with amino-acid sequence MEAWILAAVITVALLWTVVIYNTLVEMKNNVRNAWKQIDVQLKRRHDLIPNLVTVVRGYMEFERETLERVTAARAGAIAAAGIRAKAEAEGILTKSLDRLFAVMENYPVLKSNENVMHLQEELATTENKIAFSRQLYNDLVAGYSTKKEIIPNNFIAGLFHFPEFEYYSSGASDRHLPRVTPGAGMQ; translated from the coding sequence ATGGAAGCCTGGATCCTGGCAGCGGTCATTACCGTAGCGCTTCTCTGGACAGTGGTCATATACAACACACTTGTCGAGATGAAGAACAACGTCCGTAACGCGTGGAAACAGATTGATGTGCAGCTGAAAAGGCGGCATGATCTCATCCCGAATCTCGTCACTGTCGTGAGGGGGTACATGGAGTTTGAACGGGAGACCCTTGAAAGGGTGACAGCAGCCAGGGCCGGAGCTATCGCTGCGGCAGGTATCCGCGCGAAGGCTGAGGCTGAGGGTATTCTCACAAAATCACTGGACAGGCTTTTTGCGGTCATGGAAAATTATCCGGTATTGAAAAGCAACGAGAATGTGATGCATCTGCAGGAGGAACTCGCAACAACAGAAAACAAGATCGCTTTTTCACGGCAGCTCTATAATGATCTCGTTGCCGGTTACTCCACCAAAAAGGAGATCATTCCGAACAATTTCATTGCGGGGCTGTTTCATTTCCCGGAATTTGAATATTATTCTTCCGGAGCGTCTGACAGGCATCTGCCACGGGTAACCCCGGGCGCTGGAATGCAATGA
- a CDS encoding zinc metalloprotease HtpX — protein MPYSLCMPLTYIEIEKQKTWRIGMLFILLLFLYFLVVMSLIQGILIFFPFIFLRDGFTIFWGNPLYVITVLGFSLVCAAIHFWFSASAAVEHVTKNLEAVPPDPDDGIHRRLLNIVDEIHVVTGSRQKIACIVIPSLSMNALAVSDLKGNAAIAITEGLLSRLSRSQTEAVLAHEAAHILSGDCLEASVATSLFGMYAAMLEKLQAIGEEEFHRGLHPAFFPLWMLVKLSSMLSMFISREREYRADAASVRMTRNPLAMAEALQIISRNWRGSGIIAGGLEMLCIINPREVMRDESEGFWANLMSTHPPIRKRIRILLRMVHVRIEEFERTLRAGEETAEAMNASQPLYYALNGRQQWQGPYDLPQLSALPWLSPHTWIKSGKEKAAERASEDPAVSPIFTARLSKESQNLSTFQCPICRQSLIQIPYEKTRVYQCSFCKGALVESGKIPRIIARREKQCEERLRLLAEAVASDNQRKIVFKRAGKSGGSAKAHLTCAQCGHPMLRTFYSLAYLIEIDRCGLCNITWFDAEELEMLQCLIDNKLTAKLDFSGSGHENTGS, from the coding sequence TTGCCGTATTCCCTGTGTATGCCGCTGACGTATATTGAAATAGAGAAACAGAAGACATGGAGAATAGGAATGCTCTTTATTCTCCTGTTGTTTTTGTATTTTCTGGTGGTGATGTCCCTTATTCAGGGAATACTGATATTTTTCCCGTTCATTTTCCTCAGGGACGGATTTACCATTTTCTGGGGGAATCCGCTCTATGTGATAACAGTGCTGGGATTTTCGCTGGTGTGTGCAGCCATACATTTCTGGTTTTCCGCATCCGCTGCTGTCGAGCATGTAACAAAAAATCTTGAGGCTGTCCCGCCTGACCCTGACGACGGAATTCACAGGAGGCTTCTGAATATAGTGGACGAGATTCATGTGGTGACCGGCAGCAGGCAGAAAATCGCGTGTATTGTAATCCCGAGCCTGTCGATGAACGCGCTGGCGGTCTCAGACCTGAAAGGCAATGCTGCGATAGCCATTACCGAGGGCCTGCTGTCAAGACTTTCGAGGTCGCAGACCGAAGCGGTTCTGGCGCATGAGGCGGCCCATATTCTTTCCGGGGACTGCCTTGAGGCGAGCGTTGCAACCAGTCTTTTCGGTATGTATGCAGCGATGCTCGAAAAACTTCAGGCTATCGGAGAGGAAGAGTTTCACAGGGGGCTTCATCCGGCGTTTTTCCCCCTGTGGATGCTGGTGAAACTCAGCAGCATGCTCAGCATGTTCATATCAAGGGAGCGGGAATACAGGGCTGATGCTGCAAGCGTCAGAATGACCAGAAACCCGCTTGCCATGGCAGAGGCGCTGCAGATTATCTCCCGGAACTGGAGAGGTTCGGGAATCATCGCGGGCGGACTCGAAATGCTCTGCATCATCAATCCCCGGGAAGTTATGCGTGATGAGTCCGAAGGGTTCTGGGCGAATCTCATGTCTACGCACCCTCCCATCAGGAAAAGGATCAGGATATTGCTGCGCATGGTACATGTCAGAATCGAAGAATTTGAAAGAACACTCCGCGCTGGGGAAGAGACTGCGGAGGCCATGAATGCTTCGCAGCCCCTCTATTACGCCCTTAACGGCAGGCAGCAATGGCAGGGCCCGTATGACCTGCCGCAATTGTCTGCGTTACCCTGGCTATCCCCGCATACATGGATAAAGTCGGGAAAAGAGAAGGCTGCCGAGAGGGCTTCGGAAGACCCTGCAGTAAGTCCGATATTTACAGCACGTCTCAGCAAGGAGTCGCAGAATCTGTCAACCTTTCAGTGCCCGATCTGCAGGCAGTCACTCATACAGATACCGTATGAAAAAACCAGGGTGTATCAGTGCAGTTTCTGTAAAGGAGCACTTGTCGAGAGCGGAAAGATACCAAGAATCATTGCCAGGAGAGAAAAACAGTGTGAAGAAAGGCTGAGACTGCTGGCTGAAGCGGTAGCATCGGACAATCAGAGAAAAATTGTGTTCAAAAGGGCCGGAAAATCCGGAGGCAGCGCAAAGGCGCATCTGACATGCGCGCAATGCGGACACCCCATGCTGAGGACCTTTTACAGCCTTGCATATCTCATAGAGATCGACCGGTGCGGTCTCTGCAATATTACATGGTTTGATGCAGAGGAACTGGAAATGTTGCAGTGTCTTATCGACAATAAACTGACGGCAAAACTCGATTTTTCCGGCTCAGGACACGAAAATACCGGGTCTTGA
- a CDS encoding multiheme c-type cytochrome, translating into MKRRIFFLQALIVLGAAMMFSSNVVAQSCVECHKQITPSIVTDWEQSRHSRQNISCAACHGDLHSSAEDAAKAKSPLPDTCASCHEKQVAQFKKGKHAYAWAAQWAMPGAHWQPMALMEGKKGCGGCHRIGLKTEDEIKALKEKGADFGLASCDTCHTRHLFSVKEAQQPQACQTCHMGIDHPQWEMFSSSKHGVRFLLKQLNILPENAAAPSCQTCHMKDGDHENRTAWGFLAVRLPMPEDKQWAADRTTILQGLGVLDPMGNPTARLAVVKSAEMLRVTQEEWQKERDKMIATCTQCHSPKFAKAELAKGDEMIRAADRLMAEGIRVVNDLYKDGILVKPMKYIHTSVDLLTFHDAPTVIEQKLFIMFLKHRMRTFQGAFHANPDYALWYGWSEMNRDITEIKALAEDMREKAQARKK; encoded by the coding sequence ATGAAGAGAAGGATTTTTTTCTTGCAGGCACTGATTGTTCTTGGTGCTGCCATGATGTTTTCATCAAATGTCGTTGCGCAATCATGTGTGGAATGCCATAAACAAATCACCCCCAGTATTGTGACTGACTGGGAACAGAGCAGGCACAGCAGGCAGAACATTTCCTGCGCAGCATGCCACGGAGACCTGCATAGCTCGGCGGAGGATGCAGCAAAAGCAAAAAGTCCCCTGCCGGACACCTGCGCCTCCTGTCACGAGAAGCAGGTGGCGCAGTTCAAAAAGGGCAAACACGCTTATGCCTGGGCAGCACAATGGGCTATGCCCGGCGCACACTGGCAGCCGATGGCGCTCATGGAGGGAAAGAAGGGCTGCGGAGGATGTCACCGGATCGGACTCAAGACCGAGGATGAGATTAAAGCGCTGAAAGAAAAGGGCGCAGACTTCGGACTTGCATCCTGCGATACCTGTCACACCCGGCATCTCTTTTCTGTGAAGGAGGCTCAGCAGCCTCAGGCATGCCAGACGTGTCATATGGGAATCGACCATCCCCAGTGGGAGATGTTTTCATCCTCCAAACACGGGGTCCGTTTCCTCCTCAAACAATTGAACATACTGCCGGAAAATGCTGCTGCGCCGAGCTGCCAGACCTGCCACATGAAGGACGGTGATCATGAAAACAGGACAGCGTGGGGGTTCCTCGCGGTCCGGCTGCCGATGCCCGAGGACAAGCAATGGGCAGCGGACAGAACCACCATCCTTCAGGGACTCGGAGTGCTCGACCCTATGGGCAATCCTACCGCAAGACTCGCGGTAGTGAAGTCAGCGGAGATGCTGCGGGTTACCCAGGAGGAGTGGCAGAAAGAGCGGGACAAGATGATCGCTACGTGCACGCAGTGCCACTCTCCGAAATTTGCAAAAGCAGAGCTTGCAAAAGGCGACGAGATGATACGGGCAGCCGACAGGCTGATGGCTGAAGGGATACGTGTGGTGAATGATCTGTACAAAGACGGAATACTCGTGAAACCGATGAAATACATTCACACGTCTGTGGATCTGCTGACATTTCACGATGCGCCCACGGTGATAGAACAGAAGCTTTTCATCATGTTTCTCAAGCACCGGATGAGAACCTTTCAGGGCGCGTTTCATGCCAATCCCGATTATGCATTGTGGTACGGCTGGAGCGAGATGAACCGGGACATTACGGAGATAAAGGCGCTTGCCGAAGATATGCGGGAAAAGGCACAGGCGAGGAAAAAGTAA
- a CDS encoding ribonuclease J → MENALSVIPLGGVEEIGLNTTILEYNDDIIVIDAGLMFPEEDALGVDFIIPDFSYLINNRQKVRAIVLTHGHEDHTGALPFLLKEIRVPVYGTPLTLGLVKEKLREHGLEDTELIPVIPRDIVTIGVFSIEFIRVTHSIVDGVGLGITTPVGLVVHTGDFKLDPTPVDGHLMDFRRFSEYGERGTLLLMSDSTNAEKGGFTYSEKEVRRAFEDIFSATKGRIIIATFASNIHRIQQAIDVAVKYGRKVILCGKSIVSNAQIALNLGYLKIPQNTWLKLEDLHSLPDHEVVIITTGSQGEPMSVLSRIATDEHKHIKIKEGDTVILSAKMIPGNERPIGKIINHLFRRGANVIYEKVSEVHVSGHASKEELKLMLNLVKPKYFMPIHGEYRHLVYHSMLALKLDIPKEHIFILKNGDILEITASGASKNGNVNPGRVFIDGKGIGDVEEMVLRDRMRLAHDGIVLILLAIEKLSGNIVSGPEVISRGFVFEDASQEIISNVRELLTSTVKGLDRELIADSSLLKAKLRSTLKKHLRNTMDRRPMIMPVIIEV, encoded by the coding sequence GTGGAAAATGCGCTTTCTGTAATCCCTCTTGGAGGTGTCGAGGAGATCGGCCTCAACACCACAATCCTCGAATATAATGACGACATTATCGTAATCGATGCCGGACTCATGTTCCCTGAAGAGGATGCGCTCGGCGTGGACTTCATCATCCCGGATTTTTCCTATCTGATCAACAACAGGCAAAAGGTACGGGCAATTGTCCTGACGCACGGCCATGAAGACCATACAGGTGCGCTGCCGTTCCTGCTGAAAGAGATCCGGGTGCCTGTCTATGGCACCCCTCTGACCCTTGGTCTGGTGAAAGAGAAGCTCAGGGAGCACGGGCTTGAAGATACCGAACTGATTCCGGTGATCCCGCGGGATATCGTCACGATCGGGGTGTTTTCGATCGAGTTCATTCGTGTGACCCACAGTATCGTAGACGGAGTCGGGCTCGGGATTACTACCCCTGTCGGCCTTGTTGTGCATACCGGAGACTTTAAGCTCGACCCGACGCCTGTCGACGGGCATCTCATGGATTTCCGCAGGTTTTCGGAATACGGGGAGAGAGGGACGCTCCTGCTTATGTCAGACAGCACAAATGCGGAAAAGGGAGGGTTTACCTATTCGGAGAAGGAAGTGCGCAGGGCGTTCGAGGATATCTTCTCAGCCACGAAGGGAAGGATAATCATCGCCACATTTGCCTCGAACATCCACCGGATACAGCAGGCGATCGACGTGGCGGTCAAGTACGGCAGAAAGGTGATCCTCTGCGGCAAGAGCATCGTGTCGAATGCGCAGATAGCGCTGAACCTGGGGTACCTGAAGATACCCCAGAATACCTGGCTCAAGCTCGAAGACCTTCACAGTCTCCCGGACCACGAGGTGGTTATTATTACCACAGGAAGCCAGGGTGAGCCAATGAGCGTGCTTTCCAGAATCGCGACCGATGAGCACAAGCATATCAAGATCAAGGAAGGCGATACCGTGATTCTTTCGGCAAAAATGATCCCCGGGAATGAACGTCCGATAGGCAAGATCATCAATCATCTCTTCAGGCGCGGCGCGAATGTCATTTATGAAAAGGTGTCAGAAGTGCATGTTTCAGGCCATGCCTCCAAGGAAGAGCTGAAACTCATGCTCAACCTTGTCAAACCCAAATATTTCATGCCGATACATGGTGAATACCGGCATCTCGTATACCATTCAATGCTCGCGCTGAAACTTGACATCCCGAAAGAGCACATCTTTATCCTGAAGAACGGTGATATTCTCGAAATCACTGCGAGCGGAGCGTCAAAAAACGGTAATGTGAATCCGGGGAGGGTGTTTATTGACGGCAAGGGAATAGGGGATGTTGAAGAGATGGTGCTCCGCGACAGAATGAGGCTCGCACACGACGGGATAGTCCTTATACTTCTGGCAATCGAGAAACTGTCGGGGAATATCGTCTCAGGACCGGAAGTGATTTCGCGGGGATTTGTATTTGAAGACGCATCCCAGGAGATTATCAGCAATGTGCGGGAACTCCTCACCAGCACTGTGAAGGGGCTCGACCGGGAGCTGATTGCAGATTCCTCGCTCCTTAAGGCAAAGCTCCGGAGCACCCTGAAGAAGCACCTCAGGAATACCATGGACCGCCGGCCGATGATCATGCCGGTTATCATTGAGGTCTGA
- the uppP gene encoding undecaprenyl-diphosphatase UppP, translating to MIEAIILGIVQGITEFLPVSSTAHLILFPWFFNWTGEVDTLTFDIALHAGTLLALILCFWKDWLELVLHQQKRLGLILLASLPAGIAGLLLNDFVEHSLRNPVVICAMLIIVGIVMLVSEKTPRRKGIEGISLADALAIGAAQALSIIPGVSRSGITISAGLFRGIEREAAARFSFLLSTPIIGGATLLHLQKALETRENYDFQLFAAGFVVSFLTGIIAIKFLLHYLRKYPLNLFVYYRFGLSAVIIAGIWLKG from the coding sequence ATGATTGAGGCGATAATTCTCGGGATTGTCCAGGGGATTACCGAATTCCTTCCTGTAAGCAGCACGGCGCACCTGATCCTGTTCCCATGGTTTTTCAACTGGACAGGAGAGGTAGATACCCTCACCTTTGATATTGCCCTGCATGCAGGAACCCTTCTGGCGCTCATTTTATGCTTCTGGAAAGACTGGCTGGAGCTCGTCCTGCATCAGCAAAAACGGCTTGGACTGATCCTTCTTGCGTCACTTCCAGCCGGAATTGCCGGACTGCTTCTGAATGATTTTGTCGAACACAGCCTCAGAAACCCGGTGGTAATCTGCGCCATGCTGATTATTGTCGGTATTGTCATGCTGGTGTCTGAGAAGACTCCCAGGCGTAAGGGAATAGAGGGGATAAGTCTGGCTGATGCCCTCGCCATAGGCGCTGCGCAGGCCCTCTCGATCATTCCCGGCGTTTCCCGTTCGGGCATAACGATTTCAGCGGGGCTCTTCAGAGGGATTGAGCGGGAGGCAGCCGCCAGATTTTCTTTCCTGCTTTCGACACCGATTATCGGTGGCGCCACGCTGCTGCATCTCCAAAAAGCCCTTGAAACCAGGGAAAACTACGACTTCCAGCTCTTTGCCGCCGGATTTGTCGTGTCATTTCTGACCGGCATTATCGCCATAAAGTTCCTGCTGCATTACCTCAGGAAGTACCCCCTGAACCTCTTCGTGTATTACAGGTTTGGGCTTTCTGCTGTTATAATAGCAGGTATATGGCTGAAAGGATAA
- a CDS encoding DNA translocase FtsK 4TM domain-containing protein, translated as MAERIKRIKEEVLGVVSVMASLFLLLSLFSHYLRDPVPFFRTTVPPEPLHNLGGILGAYVSGWLIIALGVAAFIIPVLITVFGIRKLLGKEGHKASLLGGLLFVVSSAVLLALLSHTFHLSIEKYPDGIGGLTGRGVAYVAQKLLSVPGAYIFSLSFFLSALILMSPVSVISVAFGKRQKKPERKELFEERIPEEEEILIIEPEPLPEPPSGVQPETVIPGKTGGYELPSLELLSLSDSSSVRPSKDDLLTDSSVIEKKLEDFGVVGKVASVHPGPIVTMYEFEPAPGVKINRIVSLSDDLALALKAQSVRVSPIPGRAVIGIEVPNKLRETVSLREILSSEGFRKSRSKLTLSLGKDIAGLPVVADLSKMPHLLVAGATGSGKSVSINSMVMSILYKSAPSEVKMLMVDPKLLELSAYEDIPHLIAPVITNPKEAAESLKKMVIEMERRYRFLAERSSRNIESFNQQAKEEEKLPYIVIIIDELADLMFTAPNDVEDSIARLAQMGRASGIHLVLATQRPSVDVITGIIKANFPARIAFQVSSKVDSRTILDSHGAEQLLGKGDMLLMLPGARIIRVHGALITEDETRAVTEFVKTQGRPDYTMMESIQTIDQTDQDNRAGERDDMYFRAIEIGETAGEVSISSIQRRLKIGYNRAARIMELLEEDGLVGPPKAAGKPRDFLGRR; from the coding sequence ATGGCTGAAAGGATAAAACGGATCAAAGAAGAGGTCCTGGGCGTAGTTTCAGTTATGGCCAGCCTTTTCCTTCTCCTGAGTCTTTTTTCACATTATCTTCGCGACCCTGTGCCCTTTTTCAGAACAACAGTCCCCCCCGAGCCGCTGCATAATCTTGGAGGGATACTCGGAGCTTATGTATCGGGGTGGCTCATAATCGCACTGGGAGTGGCTGCTTTTATTATCCCTGTCCTGATCACTGTCTTTGGTATCAGGAAACTCCTGGGCAAAGAAGGTCACAAGGCTTCCCTTCTGGGGGGGCTTCTCTTTGTCGTCTCTTCCGCGGTGCTGCTCGCACTCCTGTCACATACCTTCCATCTCTCGATAGAGAAATACCCAGACGGCATCGGCGGCCTTACCGGCAGGGGTGTTGCATATGTCGCACAGAAACTGTTGTCGGTACCCGGGGCATACATATTTTCCCTCTCCTTTTTCCTGTCCGCGCTCATCTTAATGAGCCCTGTGTCCGTCATTTCCGTTGCCTTCGGCAAGAGGCAAAAAAAGCCCGAGAGGAAAGAACTGTTCGAAGAGAGAATCCCTGAAGAGGAGGAGATACTGATTATTGAGCCCGAACCTTTGCCGGAGCCTCCTTCGGGTGTTCAGCCCGAGACGGTGATTCCGGGTAAAACAGGGGGATATGAACTTCCTTCCCTGGAGTTGCTGAGCCTGTCCGACTCATCGTCTGTAAGACCGTCAAAGGATGACCTGCTGACGGATTCATCGGTTATCGAAAAAAAGCTTGAGGATTTCGGAGTTGTCGGCAAGGTTGCCTCAGTGCACCCCGGCCCGATCGTAACCATGTATGAGTTTGAACCCGCTCCGGGGGTAAAGATCAACAGGATCGTATCCCTTTCGGATGATCTTGCCCTGGCCCTGAAGGCACAGAGCGTAAGGGTTTCGCCGATTCCCGGAAGAGCGGTGATCGGGATAGAAGTGCCGAACAAGCTGCGCGAGACAGTCTCACTGAGAGAAATCCTTTCGTCCGAAGGATTCAGGAAAAGCAGGTCGAAGCTTACCCTCAGCCTCGGAAAGGATATCGCAGGGCTGCCGGTTGTGGCGGATCTTTCAAAAATGCCCCATCTCCTTGTTGCAGGAGCCACAGGCTCCGGCAAGAGCGTATCCATTAACTCCATGGTCATGAGCATTCTGTACAAGTCCGCCCCTTCGGAGGTGAAGATGCTGATGGTAGACCCGAAGCTCCTCGAGCTTTCCGCGTATGAGGATATCCCGCACCTGATCGCCCCGGTAATCACCAACCCGAAGGAGGCTGCGGAGTCGCTGAAGAAGATGGTGATCGAGATGGAGAGACGGTACCGGTTTCTTGCGGAGAGGTCTTCGAGGAACATCGAGAGCTTCAACCAGCAGGCCAAAGAGGAAGAGAAACTTCCCTATATTGTCATCATTATCGACGAACTCGCAGACCTCATGTTCACTGCGCCGAACGATGTCGAGGATTCGATCGCGCGGCTTGCGCAGATGGGGAGGGCATCAGGAATACATCTTGTCCTTGCGACGCAGAGGCCTTCCGTTGACGTAATCACGGGAATCATTAAGGCGAATTTCCCTGCACGAATCGCGTTTCAGGTGTCTTCCAAGGTTGATTCGAGAACGATCCTTGATTCTCACGGCGCGGAACAGCTCCTCGGCAAGGGCGACATGCTCCTCATGCTGCCGGGCGCGAGGATCATACGTGTCCACGGCGCATTGATCACTGAGGATGAAACAAGGGCCGTCACAGAGTTCGTGAAAACTCAGGGCAGACCCGATTACACCATGATGGAAAGCATACAGACAATTGACCAGACTGATCAGGATAACAGGGCCGGAGAACGGGACGATATGTATTTCAGGGCGATCGAGATTGGAGAGACTGCCGGTGAGGTCTCTATCTCGTCAATTCA